GCGAGCGGTTCACCGTGGAACAGCTGTCGTACTCGGTGCTGGCCCGGCACGCTGAGGCCGCCGCGCTGCCCACCGCGCAGCGGCACCGTATGGGGGTCATGGTGTGGAGCCCGCTGAACGGCGGCTGGCTGACGGGCAAGTACCGGGCCGGCGCCGAACCGGCGCGGGACGCACGCGCGCGGACCCACGGCGACCATTTCGACTACGCCGACGAGCGGATACGCGAGCGCAAGCTGGCGGTCGTCGAGGAACTCGTGCGCCTCGCCGCGGACGAGGGCTGCACACTCGTCGAGCTGGCACTGCGGTTCGTACTCGCCCACCCCGGCGTCACCTCGGCGCTCATGGGCCCGCGCACCCACGAGCAGCTCCTGACGCAGCTCACCGCGGTCGACCGGCCCCTGTCGGCAGAGGCGCTGGACCGGATCGACGAACTCGTCGCTCCGGGCAGCGTGCTCAACCCGCGTGACGTCGGCCATACGCCTCCGGCGCTGGAGACCCCGGCGCTGCGCCGCCGCTGATCCCGGTGTGCCACCGGTGGCGCACCGGTGCGCCATGGCGGATGCCGGCCCCGCGTTGTCGCGGGGCCGGCATCCGCCATCCGGTGCATCCGAGGGATCGGGTGCGTCCGGAGGGAATCGGTTCGGATCCTGCCGTCAGGTCGACCCGCGCTCGAAAGGCCGGCCCAGCGCCCCCGGTTCTCGGTGCTGGGTGGTGAACAGCAGCATGGCGAGGAGCGCGAGCAGATACGGGGCCGCGACGAGCAGTTGGGCGTTGAGGGTGACACCGAGCGCGGGGAGCGCCAGGCGCATCGCGTCGGAGAGGCCGAACACCAGGCAGCCCAGCATGGTCCGACCCAGCCGCCAGGCCCCGAAGATCACCGCGGCGATGACGAGGTAGCCGCGTCCGGCGGTCATGTTCTGGTTGAACGATCCGACCTCGCCGACCGCTAGGTACGCGCCGCCCAGGCCGGCCAGCGCGCCGCACCACAGCAGGGCCTGCCGACGGCGCGCGTTCACCTTGATGCCCGTGACGTCGGCGGCCTGCGGGTTCTCCCCCACCGCCCGGAGTTCCAGGCCCCAGCGGCTGCGCTCCACCAACCACCAGGTCAGCGGCACCAGCAGAATCAGCAGGTAAGCGGGCCAGCGTTCGGAGAACAGGGGCTTGCCGATGAGCGGGATGTCCTGGAGCAGCGGGATCGACAGCACCCCGACCTGGTGCGAGGCGAACTGCTCGATCGTGATCAGGTAGCTCGTCAGTCCGAGCACCAGCGCGTTCAGCACGAGGCCGACGACGAAGGTGTTGATCTGGGCCCGGTGGGAGAGGTTGCCGTGCACGAAACCGACGACGAGGCCGGTCAGGACGCCGACCGCGAGGCCGACGGTGGCGCTGCCGGTCGCACTGGCGGTGGCGACCGAGGTGAACGCGGCGCTCAGCATCATCGCCTCGACGGAGATGTTCATCGCGCCGGCGCGCTGGGCCAGGTACTCACCGCAGGCGGCGAAGGCCAGCGGCACGGTCAGCCGGACACCGCTCGCGAGAATGGTCGTGGTGCTGTCCAGAACGCTCACGCGGCCACCTCCGTCTTGGTCGGGACAACGGAAACGGCGGACGCCGCCCGCAGTGTGGCGCCGCGACGCCCGTGGAAGAGGTCGACGAGGACGGGCGGTGCGACGAAGGCGAGGACGAGCAACGCCTTGACGATGTCGACGAGGTACGACGGAACGCCGGTGGCCGAGAGGAAATCGCCGCCCGCGCGCAGCACGGCGAACACGAACGACACCGGGACAGCGGCCAGGGGCCGGTTGCGGGCGACGAGCGCGACGAGCAGGCCGTCCCAGCCGACGTTGTCCGAGAGCCCGGCCTGCAGCCGGTTGGTGCTGACCGGGCTGGCCAGCAGCAGTCCTCCGGCCAGTCCCGCGAAAGCGCCGGACAGCGCCAGGGTGAGACCGCCGAGGGCGGCCACCCTGACACCGGCGTGCTTGGCCGTGCGCGGGTTCAGACCGACCATGCGCACCTTGAAGCCCCACCGGCTGCGGCTCAGGAGCATGGCGACCGCGACCGCGGCGACGACCGCGAGGAACAGGCCCGTGTTGAGCTGCAGCGAGGGGTAGTGCCCGAAGCCGGCGAGCTGGGCGTTGGCCGGCAGGGCGTTGGACTGCGCGTCGGCGATGTCCCCGGCGCCCTGCACGCTCTCCTGCAGGACCCATGGCGTGCTGACCGCGAAGGTGACGAGTTGGATGGCGAGGAACGTCATCAGCAGAGTGCTCACCGGGACGTTGACACCACGGAAGCGGAGCATCAGGGCGCTGAGCGCGGCCCAGGCGGCACCGCCGACCGCTGCGGCGCCCAGCACCACGACGACCAGCATCGGACCGGGCACGGCCAGGCGCAGCCCCACCCAGGCACCGGCCAGGCCGCCGATGAGCACCTGCCCCTCCTGTCCGATGTTGAACGTGCCGGCGGTCGCGCAGACGCACGCACCGACCGCGACCAGCAGCAGGGGCGCCGTGTTGAGCAGCGTCGTCGTCCATCCGGTGGCGTTGGCGAGGGACCCGGTCCATATCGCGGTCAGCGAAGCGCTCGGCGAGGCACCGGTCAGCGTGAGCAGCAGCGCGGACACGCCGCCGGCGACACCGATGAGCGCGAGTGTCAGGCCCGCCGTCATCCAGTCACGGCGCCCTGGCCGGAGCCGGGCGAGCAAGCGTCGGCCGGGGTCGTCCGGATCCGTCAGAGAGGCGGCACTCATGCGGCCTCACCGCCGACCAGCATGCCGAGCCGTTCGGGGGTCGCCTCGGAGGCGGGGAGTGCTCCGGTGATCCGCCCGGACGAGATCACCGCGATCCGACTCGCAAGGGCCATGACTTCCTCGAATTCGGTGGAGATGAGCAGCACGCCGACGCCCTCGTCGGCCGCTGCGCGCAGCCGGGCGTACATGTCCTCGATGGCACCGATGTCGAGGCCGTGGGTGGGCTGTGCGGCCACCAGGACCCGGGTGTCACCGGACAGTTCCCGGGCGAGGACGACCCGCTGCTGGTTGCCGCCGGACAGGCTGCGCACGGGTGCGTCCAGCGACGGGGTGACGATGTTGAACTCGTCG
The DNA window shown above is from Streptomyces akebiae and carries:
- a CDS encoding aldo/keto reductase translates to MRYRILGGTGIEVSELCLGSMMFGAWGNTDEAQCRRIVSTALDAGVNVVDTADVYAFGQSEEILGRALKGRRDDVVVVSKFHNEMPGRPLNRNRHGNSRLWIRRALEDSLRRLRTDHLDVYLVHRPDPRTDIEETLGALSDLVRAGKVRAIGTSSFPAEEIVESQWAARRAGRERFTVEQLSYSVLARHAEAAALPTAQRHRMGVMVWSPLNGGWLTGKYRAGAEPARDARARTHGDHFDYADERIRERKLAVVEELVRLAADEGCTLVELALRFVLAHPGVTSALMGPRTHEQLLTQLTAVDRPLSAEALDRIDELVAPGSVLNPRDVGHTPPALETPALRRR
- a CDS encoding ABC transporter permease, which gives rise to MSAASLTDPDDPGRRLLARLRPGRRDWMTAGLTLALIGVAGGVSALLLTLTGASPSASLTAIWTGSLANATGWTTTLLNTAPLLLVAVGACVCATAGTFNIGQEGQVLIGGLAGAWVGLRLAVPGPMLVVVVLGAAAVGGAAWAALSALMLRFRGVNVPVSTLLMTFLAIQLVTFAVSTPWVLQESVQGAGDIADAQSNALPANAQLAGFGHYPSLQLNTGLFLAVVAAVAVAMLLSRSRWGFKVRMVGLNPRTAKHAGVRVAALGGLTLALSGAFAGLAGGLLLASPVSTNRLQAGLSDNVGWDGLLVALVARNRPLAAVPVSFVFAVLRAGGDFLSATGVPSYLVDIVKALLVLAFVAPPVLVDLFHGRRGATLRAASAVSVVPTKTEVAA
- a CDS encoding ABC transporter permease, with the translated sequence MSVLDSTTTILASGVRLTVPLAFAACGEYLAQRAGAMNISVEAMMLSAAFTSVATASATGSATVGLAVGVLTGLVVGFVHGNLSHRAQINTFVVGLVLNALVLGLTSYLITIEQFASHQVGVLSIPLLQDIPLIGKPLFSERWPAYLLILLVPLTWWLVERSRWGLELRAVGENPQAADVTGIKVNARRRQALLWCGALAGLGGAYLAVGEVGSFNQNMTAGRGYLVIAAVIFGAWRLGRTMLGCLVFGLSDAMRLALPALGVTLNAQLLVAAPYLLALLAMLLFTTQHREPGALGRPFERGST